The Achromobacter pestifer genome includes a region encoding these proteins:
- a CDS encoding CaiB/BaiF CoA transferase family protein: MSQRPAPLTGIRVLDLTRVLAGPWCTQNLADLGAEVIKIERPGAGDDTRAWGPPYLKDEAGNDTTEAAYYLSANRNKLSVALDIASPRGAELVRELALQSDILVENFKVGGLSKYGLDYESLKELNPRLIYCSITGFGQTGPYASRPGYDFMIQGMGGLMSITGERDDLPGGGPQKAGVAVTDLMTGMYSTVGILAALHERSRSGLGQHIDMALLDCQVSMLANQNLNYMTSGVAPKRAGNAHQNLVPYQVFAASDGHLIVAVGNDSQFRNYCGAIGLPELSADPRFATNPQRVKNRAELVPLLTERMATGARDHWLAALEAVGVPAGPINTLDQVYEDPQVLARGMKREMPHPTAGTVPIASSPLKFSDSPVEYRRPPPMLGEHTEQVLSEKLGLSAEEILALAQSRP, from the coding sequence ATGTCGCAACGTCCCGCTCCCCTTACCGGCATACGCGTGCTGGACCTCACCCGCGTCCTGGCGGGTCCCTGGTGCACCCAGAACCTTGCCGACCTAGGCGCCGAGGTCATCAAGATCGAACGCCCCGGCGCGGGCGACGACACCCGGGCCTGGGGGCCTCCCTACCTGAAGGACGAGGCGGGCAACGACACCACGGAAGCAGCCTATTACCTGTCCGCCAACCGCAACAAGCTGTCGGTGGCGCTGGATATCGCTTCGCCGCGCGGCGCCGAGCTGGTGCGCGAACTGGCGCTGCAAAGCGACATCCTGGTGGAAAACTTCAAGGTGGGCGGCCTGTCCAAATACGGCCTGGACTACGAAAGCCTGAAGGAACTCAATCCGCGCCTGATCTACTGCTCCATCACCGGCTTCGGCCAGACCGGCCCCTACGCCAGCCGCCCCGGCTATGACTTCATGATCCAGGGCATGGGCGGCCTGATGAGCATTACCGGCGAACGCGACGACCTGCCTGGCGGCGGTCCGCAGAAGGCCGGCGTGGCCGTGACCGACCTGATGACCGGCATGTACTCCACGGTCGGCATCCTGGCCGCGCTGCACGAGCGCTCGCGCAGCGGCCTGGGCCAGCACATCGACATGGCGCTGCTGGACTGCCAGGTCAGCATGCTGGCCAACCAGAACCTCAATTACATGACCTCGGGCGTGGCGCCCAAGCGCGCCGGCAACGCGCACCAGAACCTGGTGCCCTACCAGGTGTTCGCGGCCAGCGACGGCCACCTGATCGTGGCGGTCGGCAACGACAGCCAGTTCCGCAATTACTGCGGCGCGATCGGCCTGCCCGAGTTGTCGGCCGACCCGCGCTTTGCCACCAATCCGCAGCGCGTGAAGAACCGCGCCGAGCTGGTGCCGCTGCTGACCGAACGCATGGCCACCGGCGCGCGCGACCACTGGCTGGCCGCGCTGGAAGCCGTGGGCGTGCCGGCCGGCCCCATCAATACGCTGGACCAGGTCTACGAAGACCCGCAGGTCCTGGCGCGCGGCATGAAGCGAGAAATGCCGCATCCGACCGCGGGCACGGTGCCCATTGCTTCCAGCCCGTTGAAGTTTTCCGACAGCCCGGTCGAGTACCGCCGTCCGCCGCCCATGCTGGGCGAACACACCGAGCAGGTGCTGTCCGAGAAGCTGGGCCTGTCGGCCGAAGAAATCCTGGCGCTGGCGCAGAGCCGGCCCTGA
- a CDS encoding acyl-CoA dehydrogenase family protein: MALDTETLNLLLDAVRRFVHERLIPAEDELAESGQVPPDIVNEMRELGLFGLSISPDHGGLGLTMEEEVRVVFELGQTSPAFRSLAGTNIGIGSQAIVLAGTDEQRARYLPKLASGELIGSFALTEPDAGSDAMALRLSAVRDGDSYVLNGTKRYITNAPIAGLFSVMARTAPERRANSISCFLVEAGTPGLSIGKPDKKMGQAGALTSDVVFDNCRVPASALLGGEEGNGFRTSMRVLDKGRLHISALCVGIADRLLSDAVKYAIERKQFGQPIAEFQLIQAMIADSQAELYAARCMVLDAARMRDRGENTTMQAACSKLYATEMVGRVADRAVQIHGGAGYMSEYAVERFYRDVRLFRIFEGTSQIQQLVIARETIKAHS, encoded by the coding sequence ATGGCCCTCGACACCGAAACCCTGAACCTGCTGCTGGACGCCGTGCGCCGCTTCGTGCACGAACGCCTGATCCCCGCCGAAGACGAACTGGCCGAAAGCGGCCAGGTGCCGCCCGACATCGTCAACGAGATGCGCGAGCTGGGCCTGTTCGGCCTGTCCATCTCGCCCGACCACGGCGGCCTGGGCCTGACCATGGAAGAGGAAGTGCGCGTGGTCTTCGAGCTGGGGCAGACCTCGCCCGCCTTCCGCTCGCTGGCTGGCACCAACATCGGCATCGGCTCGCAGGCCATCGTGCTGGCCGGCACCGACGAGCAGCGCGCCCGCTACCTGCCCAAGCTGGCCAGCGGCGAACTGATAGGCTCGTTCGCGCTGACCGAACCCGACGCCGGCTCCGACGCGATGGCGCTGCGCCTGTCCGCCGTGCGCGACGGCGACAGCTACGTGCTCAACGGCACCAAGCGCTACATCACCAACGCGCCTATCGCCGGCCTGTTCTCGGTCATGGCGCGCACTGCGCCGGAACGCCGCGCCAATTCCATTTCGTGCTTCCTGGTCGAAGCCGGCACGCCAGGCCTCTCCATCGGCAAGCCCGACAAGAAGATGGGCCAGGCCGGCGCCCTGACCAGCGACGTGGTGTTCGACAACTGCCGCGTCCCGGCCAGCGCGCTGCTGGGCGGAGAAGAAGGCAATGGCTTCCGCACCTCGATGCGGGTGCTGGACAAGGGCCGCCTGCATATTTCCGCGCTGTGCGTGGGCATTGCCGACCGTCTGTTGAGCGACGCCGTCAAGTACGCCATCGAGCGTAAGCAATTCGGCCAGCCCATCGCCGAATTCCAGCTGATCCAGGCCATGATCGCCGACAGCCAGGCCGAACTCTACGCGGCGCGCTGCATGGTGCTGGACGCCGCCCGCATGCGCGACCGCGGTGAAAACACCACCATGCAGGCCGCCTGCAGCAAGCTTTACGCCACCGAAATGGTGGGCCGCGTGGCCGACCGCGCGGTGCAGATCCACGGCGGCGCGGGCTACATGTCCGAGTACGCCGTTGAACGCTTCTACCGCGACGTGCGCCTGTTCCGCATCTTCGAGGGCACTTCGCAGATCCAGCAGTTGGTGATCGCCCGCGAAACCATCAAGGCGCATTCCTGA
- a CDS encoding TetR/AcrR family transcriptional regulator, producing MATSAPPAQKRARAGRPPTVAAPRERILEEAAKLFARSGYDGSSVSDLAAALGVSKAAIYHYYTTKQDIYDAIILVVLSGLTQAVAQDVARAEGATARLRAFMVGHARYFEQHHAEFVTMLIGYSGMALTEREDAARLRDGYEKRLRELIAQGVTSGEFRALDVAAAGRAVLSMLNWMVRWYKPGQGDSAEAIAAGYFDLLVGGMRA from the coding sequence ATGGCGACCTCCGCCCCTCCCGCCCAGAAGCGCGCCCGCGCCGGCCGTCCGCCCACCGTGGCGGCTCCCCGCGAACGCATCCTGGAAGAAGCCGCCAAGCTTTTCGCCCGCAGCGGCTATGACGGCAGCTCCGTGTCGGACCTGGCCGCCGCGCTGGGCGTGTCCAAGGCCGCCATCTACCACTACTACACCACCAAGCAGGACATCTACGACGCCATCATCCTGGTCGTGCTCAGCGGCCTGACCCAGGCCGTGGCCCAGGACGTGGCGCGGGCCGAGGGCGCCACCGCCCGGCTGCGCGCCTTCATGGTCGGCCACGCGCGCTACTTCGAACAGCACCACGCCGAATTCGTCACCATGCTGATCGGCTATTCCGGCATGGCCCTGACCGAACGCGAAGACGCGGCCCGGCTGCGCGACGGCTACGAAAAGCGCCTGCGCGAACTGATCGCACAGGGTGTCACCAGCGGCGAGTTCCGCGCGCTGGACGTGGCCGCGGCGGGCCGCGCCGTGCTGTCCATGCTGAATTGGATGGTGCGCTGGTACAAGCCCGGCCAGGGCGACAGCGCCGAAGCCATCGCCGCCGGTTATTTCGATCTACTGGTCGGAGGCATGCGCGCCTGA
- a CDS encoding NAD(P)H-dependent flavin oxidoreductase produces the protein MPHSLVTDLYGQMSLPVICAPMFIVSNPKLVVAQCTSGIVGSFPALNARPQSLLTDWLDEVQAGLASHREANPGATVAPFAVNQIIHQSNDRLEQDLAVCASHRVPLIITSLRAPGDLVKGVHDWGGKVFHDVTTIRHAEKALEAGVDGLILVCAGAGGHAGTLSPFALVSEVRRFYDGPLILSGAITSGAHILAAQAMGADFAYMGTRFIASEEANASEGYKSAIVDASASDILYTPFFTGIPGNYLKASIAAAGLDPANLPQPDSGASNFGSSRVKPWKDIWGAGQGVGGIASVQPTRRIVDTLRSEYADARARLAGDFGA, from the coding sequence ATGCCCCATTCTCTCGTGACTGATTTGTACGGCCAGATGTCCCTGCCGGTCATCTGCGCCCCCATGTTCATCGTGTCCAACCCCAAGCTGGTGGTGGCGCAGTGCACCAGCGGCATCGTGGGTTCGTTCCCCGCGCTGAACGCGCGTCCGCAGAGCCTGCTGACCGACTGGCTGGACGAAGTCCAGGCCGGCCTGGCCTCGCACCGCGAGGCCAACCCCGGCGCGACGGTGGCGCCGTTCGCGGTCAACCAGATCATCCACCAGTCCAACGACCGGCTGGAGCAGGACCTGGCCGTGTGCGCCAGCCACCGCGTACCGCTCATCATCACCAGCCTGCGCGCTCCCGGCGACCTGGTCAAAGGCGTGCATGACTGGGGCGGCAAGGTGTTCCATGACGTGACCACGATCCGCCACGCCGAAAAAGCGCTGGAGGCCGGCGTGGACGGCTTGATCCTGGTGTGCGCCGGGGCTGGCGGCCACGCCGGCACGCTCAGCCCCTTCGCGCTGGTGTCCGAAGTGCGCCGCTTCTACGACGGCCCGCTGATCCTGTCGGGCGCGATCACCTCGGGCGCGCACATCCTGGCCGCCCAGGCCATGGGCGCGGACTTCGCCTACATGGGCACGCGCTTCATCGCCAGCGAGGAAGCCAACGCCAGCGAAGGCTACAAATCCGCCATCGTCGACGCCAGCGCCTCGGACATCCTGTACACCCCGTTCTTCACCGGCATCCCCGGCAACTACCTGAAGGCCAGCATTGCCGCCGCCGGGCTGGACCCGGCCAACCTGCCCCAGCCCGACAGCGGCGCGTCCAATTTCGGCTCCAGCCGGGTCAAGCCCTGGAAGGACATCTGGGGCGCGGGCCAGGGCGTGGGCGGCATCGCCAGCGTGCAGCCGACGCGCCGGATCGTGGACACGTTGCGTAGCGAGTATGCGGACGCGCGGGCCCGCCTGGCCGGCGACTTCGGCGCATGA
- a CDS encoding enoyl-CoA hydratase-related protein, producing MSAGLQVSRDGAVLTLTINRPDRRNALDTATYAALTEQIALASADMAVAAVVLTGAGEHFTAGNDLRDFQAERGAGDSAGLTFLRTLATAEVPVIAAVEGYAIGIGVTLLQHCDFVYTGEGATFRIPFVALGLCPEGASSLLMPRLVGARRAAEWLLQGKAFTAQDACDAGLATSVTAKGQALATAQATAADLERQPRAALRLTKAMLRRPDRQAIQDTLDYEAQQFRIRLQSEEAQAAFAKFFK from the coding sequence ATGAGCGCCGGGCTGCAGGTCAGCCGCGACGGCGCGGTGCTGACGCTCACCATCAACCGCCCGGACCGCCGCAACGCGCTGGACACGGCCACCTATGCCGCGCTGACCGAACAGATTGCGCTGGCGTCCGCCGACATGGCCGTGGCGGCCGTTGTCCTGACCGGCGCGGGCGAGCATTTCACGGCCGGCAACGACTTGCGCGACTTCCAGGCGGAACGCGGCGCGGGCGACAGCGCCGGCCTGACCTTCCTGCGCACGCTGGCGACGGCCGAGGTGCCGGTGATCGCCGCGGTCGAAGGCTACGCCATCGGCATAGGCGTGACCCTGCTGCAGCATTGCGATTTCGTTTACACCGGCGAAGGCGCCACCTTCCGCATCCCGTTCGTGGCGCTGGGCTTGTGCCCGGAAGGCGCGTCGAGCCTGCTGATGCCGCGGCTGGTTGGCGCTCGCCGTGCCGCCGAATGGCTGTTACAGGGCAAGGCGTTCACGGCGCAGGACGCCTGCGATGCCGGGCTGGCCACTTCGGTCACGGCCAAGGGCCAGGCGCTGGCCACGGCGCAAGCCACCGCCGCCGACCTGGAACGCCAGCCGCGCGCCGCGCTGCGTTTGACCAAGGCCATGCTGCGCCGCCCGGATCGCCAGGCAATCCAGGACACGCTGGACTACGAAGCCCAGCAATTCCGCATCCGCCTGCAATCCGAAGAGGCGCAGGCGGCGTTCGCGAAGTTCTTCAAGTAA
- a CDS encoding enoyl-CoA hydratase/isomerase family protein: MSDITLEHYSAYESLKLRRHPGGVLEVIMGAKGGKPGKLSTADDRMHRELADIWRDIDTDPDTRVVVIRGEGKGFSGGGDLDLVQQMADDFDVRTRVWREARDLVYNIINCNKPIVSAMHGAAVGAGLVAGLLADISIAARDARIIDGHTRLGVTAGDHAAIVWPLLCGMARAKYYLMLCETVTGEEAERIGLVSLCVDEAELIGRAFEVANKLAAGSQTAIRWTKYSLNNWLRMAGPSFDTSLALEFMGFGGPDVREGIQSLRERRAPNFRPDSPF, from the coding sequence ATGAGCGACATCACGCTGGAACACTATTCCGCCTATGAGTCCCTGAAGCTGCGCCGGCACCCCGGCGGGGTGCTGGAGGTGATCATGGGCGCCAAGGGCGGCAAGCCGGGTAAGCTCTCCACCGCCGACGACCGCATGCACCGCGAGCTGGCCGACATCTGGCGCGATATCGATACCGACCCGGACACCCGGGTGGTGGTGATCCGCGGCGAGGGCAAGGGCTTTTCGGGCGGCGGCGACCTGGACCTGGTGCAGCAGATGGCCGACGATTTCGACGTGCGCACCCGCGTCTGGCGCGAGGCCCGCGACCTGGTCTACAACATCATCAACTGCAACAAGCCCATCGTGTCCGCCATGCATGGCGCGGCCGTGGGCGCGGGCCTGGTGGCGGGCCTGCTGGCCGACATCTCCATCGCGGCCCGCGACGCGCGCATCATCGACGGCCACACCCGTCTGGGCGTGACGGCAGGCGACCACGCCGCCATCGTCTGGCCGCTGCTATGCGGCATGGCGCGCGCCAAGTACTACCTGATGTTGTGCGAAACCGTGACCGGCGAGGAAGCCGAGCGCATCGGCCTGGTGTCGCTGTGCGTGGACGAGGCCGAACTCATCGGCCGCGCTTTCGAAGTCGCCAACAAGCTCGCCGCGGGTTCCCAGACCGCCATCCGCTGGACCAAGTATTCGCTGAACAACTGGCTGCGCATGGCCGGGCCCAGCTTCGATACGTCGCTGGCGCTGGAATTCATGGGCTTTGGCGGCCCCGACGTGCGCGAAGGGATCCAGTCCCTGCGCGAACGCCGGGCGCCGAACTTCCGGCCGGATTCGCCGTTCTGA
- a CDS encoding NAD(P)H-hydrate dehydratase, which yields MNTTAPTAGGVIDRAALPALFARRGQDTHKGSFGTVGVVGGGPGMAGAALLAARAALKIGAGKVLVGFAQEAAPLACDPLQPEVMLRDARSLLEEDWGVTAWVAGCGIGTGALAANTLSELFVLRRGAPLVLDADGLNLLARGDIQPNWGDGPVVLTPHPAEAGRLLGIGAAEVQADRPDAAWQLAQRYRAWVVLKGAGTVVCAPDGGLHINASGNPGLATAGTGDVLAGMLGSLIAQKLPLDQAVAGAVWLHGAAADALVAQGIGPIGLTAGELADAARALRNAS from the coding sequence ATGAACACTACCGCCCCGACCGCCGGCGGCGTCATCGACCGCGCCGCCCTGCCCGCCCTGTTCGCGCGACGCGGCCAGGACACCCACAAGGGCAGTTTCGGCACGGTAGGCGTGGTGGGCGGCGGCCCCGGCATGGCTGGCGCGGCGCTGCTGGCCGCGCGGGCCGCACTGAAGATTGGCGCCGGCAAGGTGCTGGTCGGCTTTGCGCAGGAAGCCGCGCCCCTGGCTTGCGATCCCTTGCAGCCTGAGGTGATGCTGCGCGACGCCCGCTCCCTGCTGGAGGAAGACTGGGGCGTCACCGCCTGGGTGGCCGGCTGCGGCATCGGCACGGGCGCCCTGGCGGCCAATACGCTATCTGAGTTGTTCGTGCTGCGGCGCGGGGCGCCGTTGGTGTTGGACGCGGACGGCCTGAACCTGCTGGCCCGCGGCGACATTCAACCCAACTGGGGCGACGGCCCCGTGGTGCTGACGCCGCACCCGGCCGAAGCCGGACGCCTGCTGGGCATCGGCGCGGCCGAAGTGCAGGCCGACCGCCCGGACGCCGCCTGGCAACTGGCGCAGCGCTACCGGGCCTGGGTGGTACTGAAGGGCGCGGGCACCGTGGTCTGCGCCCCTGATGGCGGACTGCACATCAATGCCAGCGGCAATCCGGGACTTGCCACTGCCGGAACCGGGGACGTATTGGCGGGCATGCTGGGCTCGCTGATCGCCCAGAAGCTGCCCCTGGACCAGGCCGTGGCCGGAGCCGTCTGGCTACACGGCGCGGCGGCGGACGCGCTGGTCGCTCAGGGTATTGGCCCTATCGGACTGACCGCCGGAGAGCTGGCGGATGCCGCCCGCGCCCTGCGAAACGCCAGCTAA
- a CDS encoding ABC transporter substrate-binding protein: MKLRTTLALAAAAIPLAAAQAQTLKIGLSAEPTSADPHYHKMTQNDAFSAHVYSSLVGRSADMKLVPALATSWKNLDDLTWEFKLRDDVKFSNGKPFTSEDVLFTICRTLNNETNVSQSYMDMTKRITDVQTPDAHTVIIKTGEPFPLMPAELARSLPIVWNGIVEHGKLTYDPKKGCGVTGAWPTVVDFNNGRDAIGTGPYTLKSYVKGTGIELVRNENYWGPKPYWKEVKFVPVPSAGPRLTGLLSGDFDVIENPAARDLPRLKDNPKFGFVATPSTRLVFFQPDIGRNPSPFVKSADGKNPLQDLRVRKAISMAIDRKTITARIMDGMATPAFQYMPDGMFGALPKAPEIKYDPEGAKKLLAEAGYPNGFELTLSSTNDRYVNDGQVAQAVAQYLARVGIKTNVDAMTASIYFPKRAKREFSFSMGGWPAETGEASALFQLWVASLDSPNSLGTSNYGGFSNADFDKVYKQAIVTVDAPKREKLLQESTQIALDNVPLIPLHFESSIWAFRKGITYEGRRDQYTLATSVTPEKQ, encoded by the coding sequence ATGAAGTTGCGCACCACCCTGGCCCTTGCGGCCGCCGCCATTCCCCTGGCCGCCGCCCAAGCCCAGACGCTGAAGATCGGCCTGTCGGCCGAGCCCACCTCGGCAGATCCCCACTATCACAAGATGACGCAGAACGACGCGTTCTCCGCGCACGTCTACAGTTCCCTGGTGGGCCGCAGCGCCGACATGAAGCTGGTGCCCGCACTGGCCACGTCGTGGAAGAACCTGGATGACCTGACCTGGGAATTCAAGCTGCGCGACGACGTCAAGTTCTCCAACGGCAAGCCGTTCACGTCCGAAGACGTGCTGTTCACGATCTGCCGCACGCTGAACAACGAAACCAACGTGTCGCAGTCCTACATGGACATGACCAAGCGCATCACCGACGTGCAGACGCCGGACGCGCACACGGTCATCATCAAGACCGGCGAACCCTTCCCCCTGATGCCCGCCGAACTGGCGCGCTCGCTGCCCATCGTCTGGAACGGCATCGTCGAGCACGGCAAGCTCACGTACGATCCCAAGAAGGGTTGCGGCGTGACGGGCGCCTGGCCTACCGTGGTCGACTTCAACAATGGCCGCGACGCGATCGGCACCGGCCCCTACACCCTGAAGTCCTACGTCAAGGGCACCGGCATCGAGCTGGTCCGCAATGAAAACTACTGGGGTCCCAAGCCGTACTGGAAGGAAGTGAAGTTCGTGCCGGTGCCGTCCGCCGGCCCGCGCCTGACCGGCTTGCTGTCGGGCGACTTCGACGTGATCGAAAACCCCGCCGCGCGCGACCTGCCGCGCCTGAAGGACAACCCCAAATTCGGTTTCGTCGCCACCCCGTCGACCCGCCTGGTGTTCTTCCAGCCGGACATCGGCCGCAACCCCAGCCCCTTCGTCAAGAGCGCCGACGGCAAGAACCCGCTGCAAGACCTGCGCGTGCGCAAGGCGATTTCGATGGCCATCGACCGCAAGACCATCACCGCCCGCATCATGGACGGCATGGCCACGCCCGCCTTCCAGTACATGCCCGACGGCATGTTCGGCGCGCTGCCCAAGGCGCCGGAAATCAAGTACGACCCCGAAGGCGCCAAGAAGCTGCTGGCCGAAGCCGGCTACCCGAACGGCTTTGAACTGACGCTGTCGTCGACCAACGACCGCTACGTCAACGACGGCCAGGTGGCGCAAGCCGTGGCCCAGTACCTGGCCCGCGTCGGCATCAAGACCAATGTGGACGCCATGACGGCCTCCATCTACTTCCCCAAGCGCGCCAAGCGCGAGTTCAGCTTCTCGATGGGCGGCTGGCCGGCGGAAACGGGTGAAGCCTCGGCGCTGTTCCAGCTGTGGGTGGCTTCCCTGGATTCCCCCAACAGCCTGGGCACCAGCAACTACGGCGGCTTCAGCAATGCCGACTTCGACAAGGTCTACAAGCAGGCCATCGTGACCGTCGACGCCCCCAAGCGCGAAAAGCTGCTGCAGGAATCCACCCAGATCGCGCTGGACAACGTGCCGCTGATCCCGCTGCACTTCGAAAGCAGCATCTGGGCCTTCCGCAAGGGCATCACCTACGAAGGCCGCCGCGACCAGTACACGCTGGCCACCTCGGTCACGCCCGAAAAGCAATGA
- a CDS encoding LysR family transcriptional regulator has protein sequence MHGIALKYFLEVAQAGSLSGASERLHVAVSAISRQIAKLEEEAGAPLFERAARGMVLSEAGQLLLAHARRTMLEADSVLQEIAAIKGTVRNEIRVASVEGVARIFLPSVMARFRRDWPNIRFDLHVGSPAEVSRRVAEGSVELGMVFIAERIGGVSPRYSRRAPVHAVMAADHPLAGRASVSLQDLSQYPLALTGPGTTTRQLFEMGCALESVQLQPALTCNDSSPLHGFVFGSDAIMLSGYISVAWSLQRDELIAVPISNAELQSRTLQIQVMPGRVLPPAAEAFVELLSSELDNALQGRPAV, from the coding sequence ATGCACGGCATCGCCTTGAAGTACTTTCTGGAGGTTGCCCAGGCGGGCAGCCTGAGCGGCGCGTCCGAGCGCCTGCATGTGGCGGTGTCGGCCATCAGCCGGCAGATCGCCAAGCTGGAGGAAGAAGCAGGAGCGCCGCTGTTCGAGCGCGCGGCGCGCGGCATGGTGCTGAGCGAGGCGGGGCAGCTGTTGCTGGCGCATGCCCGCCGCACCATGCTGGAAGCCGACTCCGTGCTGCAAGAGATCGCCGCCATCAAGGGCACGGTGCGCAACGAGATCCGGGTGGCGTCCGTCGAGGGCGTGGCGCGGATTTTCCTGCCCTCGGTGATGGCGCGCTTTCGCCGCGATTGGCCCAACATCCGCTTTGACCTGCATGTGGGCTCGCCGGCCGAGGTCAGCCGCCGGGTGGCCGAAGGCAGCGTGGAACTGGGCATGGTCTTCATCGCCGAACGCATCGGCGGGGTCAGCCCGCGCTATTCGCGCCGCGCGCCGGTGCATGCGGTGATGGCGGCCGACCACCCGCTGGCGGGCCGCGCCAGCGTCAGCCTGCAGGATCTCAGCCAATATCCGCTGGCGCTGACCGGGCCGGGCACCACCACGCGCCAGCTGTTCGAGATGGGCTGCGCGCTGGAGTCGGTGCAACTGCAGCCGGCGCTGACCTGCAACGATTCCTCGCCGCTGCACGGCTTCGTCTTCGGGTCGGACGCCATCATGCTCAGCGGCTACATCTCGGTGGCCTGGAGCCTGCAGCGCGACGAGCTGATCGCCGTGCCGATTTCCAACGCCGAGCTGCAATCGCGCACCCTGCAGATCCAGGTCATGCCGGGCCGGGTGCTGCCGCCGGCAGCGGAAGCGTTCGTCGAGCTGCTGTCCAGTGAATTGGACAACGCGTTGCAAGGCCGGCCAGCCGTGTAG
- a CDS encoding succinylglutamate desuccinylase/aspartoacylase domain-containing protein: protein MPTPAPASLPRPFLLACPNLSAERAGNTDTPGVWHFDSGEPGKHVMLSALIHGNELCGAWALKDALTAGLRPRRGSLTLAFCNLAAFDRFDPANYAPARFVDEDMNRVWSDDKLSVPTSQERRRAAEIRPWVEQADWLLDFHSMSNSDVPLQLTGMEQRNIDLALALGNPATIIADAGHAAGVRMRDFGRFGEAGDNGTRSLLIECGFHGAPEARGVAVDQMARFLVEAGTVDSSDLPEAWFVPAAPAQRALRVTHAVAAKSADFRFAQPWKGLETLAAAGTLIGWSEGEPVVTPYDDCVLIMPSTANLRPGVTVVRLAQPIA, encoded by the coding sequence ATGCCTACGCCCGCCCCCGCGTCCCTACCGCGTCCATTTCTTCTTGCCTGTCCGAACTTGTCGGCCGAGCGGGCGGGCAATACGGATACCCCGGGGGTCTGGCATTTCGACTCTGGCGAGCCTGGCAAGCATGTCATGTTGAGCGCGCTGATCCACGGCAATGAACTTTGCGGCGCCTGGGCGCTGAAGGACGCACTGACGGCGGGCCTGCGGCCGCGCCGGGGGTCGCTGACGCTGGCCTTCTGCAATCTGGCCGCGTTCGACCGCTTCGATCCCGCCAACTACGCGCCCGCGCGCTTCGTCGACGAGGACATGAACCGCGTCTGGAGCGACGACAAGCTGAGCGTGCCCACCAGCCAGGAACGCCGCCGCGCGGCCGAGATCCGGCCCTGGGTCGAGCAGGCCGACTGGCTGCTGGACTTCCATTCGATGAGCAATTCCGATGTGCCGCTACAGCTGACCGGCATGGAACAGCGCAATATCGACCTGGCGCTGGCCCTGGGCAACCCCGCCACCATCATCGCCGACGCCGGCCACGCCGCGGGCGTGCGCATGCGCGACTTCGGCCGCTTCGGCGAAGCCGGCGACAACGGCACCCGTTCCCTGCTGATCGAATGCGGCTTCCATGGCGCGCCCGAGGCGCGCGGCGTCGCCGTCGACCAGATGGCGCGCTTCCTGGTGGAAGCGGGCACGGTCGACAGCAGCGACCTGCCCGAAGCCTGGTTCGTGCCCGCAGCGCCTGCGCAGCGCGCGCTGCGCGTGACGCATGCGGTCGCCGCCAAGAGTGCCGATTTCCGCTTCGCCCAGCCCTGGAAGGGCCTGGAAACGCTGGCTGCGGCCGGCACCCTGATCGGCTGGTCCGAGGGCGAGCCCGTCGTCACGCCCTATGACGATTGCGTGCTGATCATGCCGTCCACCGCCAATCTGCGGCCCGGCGTGACCGTGGTCCGGCTGGCGCAGCCCATCGCCTGA